A region of Chloroflexota bacterium DNA encodes the following proteins:
- a CDS encoding ABC transporter permease produces the protein MPEQNKSKIAQWWHKINVRHSIGLSLILLVVTTVLYFVLQKNIFSSGTVSRLLNSNFRTWLPVILVTVGQAIVILGGGLDLSNGSIVSVGNVILALTVTTPDEPGKNILMVLVVIAFGLVAGLLNGFFTAYLGLQPVIITFASSFVYSGLALLLLPSPGGAIPREYTDVYRNTKLLGIPLSLIIVVVTILIWAFVRRRKYGRFLFAVGGNDKAAYTTGVPVTWMKISTYMISGLMAALAAISYSLLTGSGLSSSGDEMTLASITAGVLGGISMSGGAGSVVGAVFGGIILGNIRNIISSLKLDSWWRTLVNASLIVLVLAGPGLINLIRGKKK, from the coding sequence ATGCCTGAACAAAACAAATCCAAGATCGCCCAATGGTGGCACAAGATCAATGTCAGGCATTCCATCGGGCTCTCCCTGATCCTGCTGGTCGTGACCACCGTCCTCTATTTCGTCCTCCAGAAAAACATTTTCAGCAGCGGCACCGTCAGCCGCCTGCTGAACAGTAACTTCCGCACCTGGCTCCCCGTGATCCTCGTAACAGTTGGTCAGGCAATTGTGATCCTGGGCGGCGGATTGGACCTCTCCAATGGCTCCATCGTCTCAGTGGGCAATGTGATCCTGGCGTTGACCGTGACCACCCCCGATGAACCCGGCAAGAATATCCTGATGGTCCTGGTTGTGATCGCCTTTGGCTTGGTCGCAGGACTGTTGAACGGCTTTTTCACCGCTTATTTAGGCCTGCAGCCTGTCATCATCACCTTTGCCTCAAGTTTCGTCTACAGCGGCTTGGCCTTGTTATTACTCCCCTCCCCCGGCGGCGCCATTCCCCGTGAATATACAGATGTCTATCGCAATACAAAACTGCTGGGCATACCGCTCAGTCTGATCATCGTGGTTGTCACCATTCTGATCTGGGCCTTTGTCCGACGCCGGAAATATGGCCGGTTCCTGTTTGCCGTGGGCGGCAATGACAAAGCGGCCTACACCACCGGTGTGCCCGTCACCTGGATGAAAATCTCCACCTACATGATCTCCGGTCTGATGGCTGCCCTGGCTGCGATCAGCTATTCCCTTCTAACCGGCTCAGGGCTCAGCTCCAGTGGTGATGAAATGACCCTGGCCTCCATCACGGCGGGCGTTCTGGGTGGCATCTCGATGAGCGGCGGCGCAGGATCGGTGGTTGGTGCGGTCTTTGGCGGCATCATCCTAGGCAACATCCGTAATATTATCTCGTCCCTCAAACTAGATTCCTGGTGGCGCACCCTGGTCAACGCCTCGTTAATTGTTTTGGTGCTGGCCGGTCCAGGGTTAATCAACCTCATCCGCGGGAAGAAGAAGTAA